In Myxococcus stipitatus, the following are encoded in one genomic region:
- a CDS encoding ATP-binding sensor histidine kinase, producing MLELPGYQDVRRIYRGHRYEVFRAWAPGGAARVLKVVREGPLAESSSGLLRHEHAMLSELRDISGVARVVGLDAVAGLPALILADAGPHDLREWLRRGALDVDVFLELSVDLAMSLGALHRQHVIHRDLNPANLVVAPGGRRLVMIDFDLATRVQGLVGRAGIPGGFEGTLRYIAPEQTGRMSRRVDHRADLYALGATFYEMLTGEAPFVSADAAELVHALLAQPPVPPVDKNPNLPVLLSDVVLRLLAKVPEERYQSAEALAEDLREIQRRWRGPGTPMAFELGRHDLARELGLPDRLYGRERERALLDAALTRARAGAREWVMLAGASGSGKTSLATSLREQVGPGRFLSGKSSELKGQTPYASLVEAVRGLVVSVLEQPPDEVDRWRQRLQSALGTQGRVLTELVPELERLIGEQPPIVPLGPREAGSRFLLVLQAFFRDLATADEPLVVFLDDLQWADAATLELLTRLSTDLELHHLLLLGAYRPGEWGPAHPLARLLASLSDGGNGPRRVELAPLDLASLTALCSDTLRCDAERARALASLVLEKTAGNPFSVGHFLRHLHRTGLLTYDIEDGSWSWDLARIEQAEVTDNVVELMLDSIRQLPGRTQRLLTVAACMRGQVDLWLLARVVDAPVEDTAGSLWSAVRAGLLVPEGRGPRFQPPHPEPTPDGLTVRQATYRFAHDRVRHAAYSLLSEEERQALHRALGRHLWESATGAEAEQRVCEVADHFHLGGDAVSSPRERQWLAELNVRAGRKVRDASAFEASLAYFMRARSLLPEDAWDTQPQLMMRLHQDAAECAQLTGDRLLSERLIDTAMAHAVSPLDKADLYVLRMNASILARDHGAALGHAREGLRLFGVDLPEGDATGAFQAELPQVEARWKARSGEELLSAPLMSLDADVGCMRLLMNAGIAAWFSDPPMFSFIYTRMLSLTMKSGNSVYSAFAYVCFGLVYGESRGDYAAGHPFGHLGMELSRRIADPREECRVLAAFLFYQRHWREPLRSAIPLLRRGIAAGLESGEPQYVAYLLASTSFTRLRLGTELDRVHAEVEAALAFDRKSGQRAMADLQLAVRQSVRCLQGRTRERQSYDDATFDTCTFLEQAKSDPTILGQYFILRLQTSYLLGDLAGAREMLRAAEPHLRFMPSLFNVTEHAFFGALVQAAGGDSGLEPERRSRRAQVEEAWLRFRHWAANCPENFRHRHLMLSAERARLDGHFTEAAELLDEAIDRAREEGFSQDEALANTLAGRLYSALGRKRVAMLYLRAAREGYARWGAKSVVSALQEEFPDLQVQEPGLWDQAVTPTGDDFRGASLDLLSILKAAQSLSGEVALEQLLEKLMAVCLEVAGAQRGALALEEQGVLLLEAVGVVGEPMSRLHVALAGSEQVPESLLGHAYRTGDAVVLGDAAHQGRFVSDVYVAKQRVKSALVVPIRRHARTMGVLYLENNLATHAFTPDRVRVLQLLSSQMAISLENSLLFEERRRAEEAVRFLAESSVVLAESFDFDVTLTRLARLSVSFLATACSIDVVETSGAIRRLSTAHADPAFERIARELQEVYTPHWDSSQPATQVLRTRQPLLVPVLTVEILERLCRDAHHVSLMRAMKSRTLMAVPLIARGRMLGVITLVSSVPGRRYGSADLELAQDLARRAAIALDNARLYHESQEAIRLRDEFLSIAAHELYTPITALQLSVQGLARSESPTRDAVQRASRTTQAQTRRLAHLVDELLDVSRIQTGRLHLNLETVDLGTVVRDVVEGLGDALRRAHSELILRLAPDCTGRWDRVRMEQVVTNLLSNALKFGAGHPIEVRLEQVEGRVALDVIDQGIGIPAERLPHIFGRFERAVSSREYGGLGLGLYIVREIVAALGGQVRAESVLGEGSRFTVELPSDGPDDTAARASAKAS from the coding sequence ATGCTGGAGCTGCCCGGCTATCAGGACGTGCGGAGAATCTATCGCGGCCACCGCTACGAGGTGTTCCGCGCCTGGGCGCCTGGGGGAGCGGCTCGGGTGCTGAAGGTCGTCCGGGAGGGGCCGCTCGCGGAGAGCAGCTCCGGCCTGCTGCGGCATGAGCACGCGATGTTGAGTGAGCTGCGCGACATCTCGGGCGTGGCTCGGGTGGTGGGGCTGGATGCCGTCGCGGGCCTGCCGGCGTTGATTCTCGCGGACGCCGGACCTCACGACCTGCGCGAGTGGCTGCGCCGCGGCGCGTTGGACGTGGATGTCTTCCTGGAGCTCTCCGTCGACCTGGCGATGTCGCTGGGGGCGCTGCACCGCCAGCACGTCATCCACCGCGACCTCAACCCCGCCAACCTGGTGGTCGCCCCCGGGGGGCGCCGGTTGGTGATGATTGACTTCGACCTGGCCACGCGGGTGCAGGGGCTGGTGGGTCGAGCGGGAATCCCTGGGGGCTTCGAGGGGACGCTGCGCTACATCGCCCCCGAGCAGACGGGGCGGATGAGCCGGAGGGTGGACCACCGCGCCGACTTGTACGCGCTGGGGGCCACGTTCTACGAGATGCTCACGGGCGAGGCGCCCTTCGTGTCGGCCGACGCCGCGGAGCTGGTGCACGCGCTGCTCGCGCAGCCGCCCGTGCCTCCCGTCGACAAGAACCCCAACCTCCCGGTCCTCCTCTCGGACGTGGTGCTGCGGCTGCTCGCGAAGGTGCCGGAGGAGCGCTACCAGAGCGCGGAGGCGCTCGCGGAGGACCTGCGGGAAATCCAGCGCCGCTGGCGAGGACCCGGAACGCCCATGGCCTTCGAGCTGGGCCGCCACGACCTGGCGCGCGAGCTGGGATTGCCCGACCGGCTCTATGGCCGAGAGCGCGAGCGGGCCTTGCTCGACGCGGCGTTGACGCGCGCGAGGGCGGGCGCGCGGGAGTGGGTGATGCTCGCGGGGGCCTCGGGGAGCGGCAAGACGTCGCTGGCCACCTCGCTGAGGGAGCAGGTAGGGCCGGGCCGGTTCCTCTCCGGAAAGTCGTCCGAGCTGAAGGGACAGACACCCTATGCCTCGCTGGTGGAGGCGGTGCGCGGGCTGGTGGTGAGCGTGCTGGAGCAGCCGCCGGACGAGGTGGACCGGTGGCGGCAGCGGCTCCAGTCCGCGTTGGGGACTCAAGGGCGCGTCCTCACGGAGCTGGTTCCCGAACTGGAGCGCCTCATCGGTGAGCAGCCTCCCATCGTCCCGTTGGGGCCCCGGGAGGCCGGGAGCCGGTTCCTCCTGGTGCTCCAGGCCTTCTTCCGGGACCTGGCCACCGCGGACGAGCCGTTGGTGGTGTTCCTGGATGACCTCCAGTGGGCGGATGCGGCCACGCTGGAGCTGCTCACCCGGTTGTCGACGGACCTGGAGCTGCACCACCTCCTGCTGCTGGGCGCGTATCGCCCGGGAGAGTGGGGGCCCGCGCATCCCCTGGCCCGCCTGCTGGCGTCGCTCTCCGACGGGGGGAACGGCCCTCGCAGGGTGGAGCTGGCACCGCTGGACCTGGCCTCGCTGACGGCGCTCTGCTCGGACACGCTGCGATGTGACGCGGAGCGGGCGCGGGCGCTGGCGAGCCTGGTGCTGGAGAAGACCGCGGGCAATCCATTCTCGGTGGGCCACTTCCTGCGGCACCTGCACCGCACGGGGCTGCTCACGTACGACATCGAGGATGGCTCCTGGTCCTGGGACCTGGCGCGCATCGAGCAAGCGGAGGTCACCGACAACGTCGTCGAGCTCATGCTGGACTCCATCCGCCAGCTCCCGGGCCGAACGCAGCGGCTGTTGACGGTGGCCGCGTGCATGCGTGGGCAGGTGGACCTGTGGCTCCTGGCCCGGGTTGTCGACGCGCCCGTGGAGGACACGGCGGGCTCGCTCTGGAGCGCGGTGCGCGCGGGCCTGCTCGTCCCGGAGGGGCGGGGGCCTCGCTTCCAGCCGCCGCACCCGGAGCCGACGCCGGATGGCTTGACGGTGCGTCAGGCCACCTACCGGTTCGCGCATGACCGCGTGAGACACGCGGCCTACTCGCTGCTGTCGGAGGAGGAGCGTCAGGCCCTGCACCGCGCCTTGGGGCGCCACCTCTGGGAGAGCGCCACGGGCGCGGAGGCCGAGCAGCGGGTGTGCGAGGTGGCCGACCACTTCCACCTGGGCGGCGACGCGGTGTCGTCGCCTCGCGAGCGCCAGTGGCTCGCCGAGCTCAACGTGCGCGCGGGGCGCAAGGTGCGGGATGCCTCCGCGTTCGAGGCCTCGCTGGCCTACTTCATGCGGGCGCGCTCGCTGTTGCCCGAGGACGCCTGGGACACACAGCCGCAGCTCATGATGCGGCTCCACCAGGACGCGGCCGAGTGCGCGCAGCTCACCGGAGACCGGCTGCTCTCGGAGCGCCTCATCGACACGGCGATGGCGCACGCGGTGTCGCCGCTCGACAAGGCGGACCTCTACGTGCTGCGGATGAACGCGAGCATCCTCGCTCGGGACCATGGCGCGGCGCTGGGCCATGCACGCGAGGGCTTGAGGCTCTTTGGCGTGGACCTGCCGGAAGGGGACGCCACGGGGGCCTTCCAGGCGGAGCTGCCCCAGGTGGAGGCGCGGTGGAAGGCCCGGTCCGGGGAGGAGCTCCTGTCGGCTCCGCTCATGAGCCTGGACGCGGACGTGGGCTGCATGCGCTTGTTGATGAACGCGGGCATCGCGGCGTGGTTCTCGGACCCGCCGATGTTCTCGTTCATCTACACGCGGATGCTCAGCCTCACGATGAAGTCCGGCAACAGCGTGTACTCCGCGTTCGCCTACGTGTGCTTCGGCCTCGTCTACGGCGAGTCGCGGGGCGACTACGCCGCGGGCCATCCCTTCGGCCACCTGGGCATGGAGCTGAGCCGTCGCATCGCGGACCCGCGCGAGGAGTGCCGGGTCCTGGCCGCGTTCCTCTTCTACCAGCGGCACTGGCGCGAGCCGCTGCGCTCGGCGATTCCGCTGCTGCGCCGGGGCATCGCCGCGGGCCTGGAGAGCGGCGAGCCACAGTACGTGGCCTACCTCCTGGCCAGCACCAGCTTCACGCGGCTGCGCCTGGGCACGGAGCTGGACCGGGTCCACGCGGAGGTCGAGGCGGCGCTGGCCTTCGACCGCAAGAGTGGCCAGCGCGCCATGGCGGACCTCCAACTCGCCGTGCGTCAGTCCGTCCGATGTCTGCAAGGAAGGACTCGCGAGCGCCAGAGCTACGACGACGCCACCTTCGACACCTGCACCTTCCTCGAGCAGGCGAAGAGCGACCCCACCATCCTCGGGCAGTACTTCATCCTGCGGCTCCAGACGTCGTACCTCCTGGGGGACCTGGCCGGCGCGCGGGAGATGCTGCGCGCGGCGGAGCCGCACCTGCGCTTCATGCCGTCGCTCTTCAACGTCACGGAGCACGCCTTCTTCGGCGCGCTGGTCCAGGCGGCGGGAGGGGACAGCGGCCTGGAGCCGGAGCGCCGCTCGCGCAGGGCACAGGTCGAGGAGGCGTGGCTGCGCTTCCGGCACTGGGCGGCCAACTGCCCGGAGAACTTCCGTCACCGGCACTTGATGCTGTCGGCGGAGCGGGCCCGTCTGGACGGCCACTTCACGGAGGCCGCGGAGCTCTTGGACGAGGCCATCGACCGCGCGCGCGAGGAGGGTTTCTCCCAGGACGAGGCGCTCGCCAACACCCTCGCGGGCCGCCTCTACAGCGCGCTGGGGCGCAAGCGGGTCGCCATGCTGTACCTGCGCGCCGCGCGCGAGGGCTATGCCCGCTGGGGCGCGAAGTCAGTGGTCTCCGCGCTTCAGGAAGAGTTCCCGGACCTGCAGGTGCAGGAGCCCGGCCTCTGGGACCAGGCCGTCACGCCCACGGGCGATGACTTCCGGGGGGCCTCGCTCGACCTCTTGAGCATCCTCAAGGCCGCGCAGTCGTTGTCCGGCGAAGTGGCGCTGGAGCAGTTGTTGGAGAAGTTGATGGCGGTGTGCCTGGAAGTCGCGGGCGCGCAGCGCGGCGCGCTCGCGCTGGAAGAGCAGGGCGTGCTGCTCCTGGAGGCCGTGGGCGTGGTGGGGGAGCCCATGTCCCGGTTGCACGTGGCGCTCGCGGGCTCCGAGCAGGTCCCGGAGTCACTGCTGGGCCACGCATACCGCACGGGCGACGCGGTGGTGCTGGGAGACGCCGCGCACCAGGGACGCTTCGTGTCGGATGTCTATGTGGCGAAGCAGCGGGTGAAGTCCGCGCTGGTGGTGCCCATCCGCCGTCATGCGCGCACCATGGGCGTGCTGTACCTGGAGAACAACCTGGCCACGCATGCCTTCACGCCGGACCGGGTGCGGGTGCTCCAGCTCCTGTCCTCGCAGATGGCCATCTCGCTGGAGAACAGCCTGCTCTTCGAGGAGCGCAGGCGCGCGGAGGAGGCCGTGCGCTTCCTCGCCGAGTCGAGCGTGGTGCTCGCGGAGTCCTTCGACTTCGACGTCACGCTCACGCGCCTGGCGCGGCTGTCAGTGTCCTTCCTGGCGACGGCCTGCTCCATCGACGTGGTGGAGACCTCGGGCGCCATCCGCCGGCTCTCCACCGCGCACGCGGACCCCGCCTTCGAGCGAATCGCGCGGGAGCTTCAGGAAGTCTACACGCCGCATTGGGACTCGTCGCAGCCCGCCACGCAGGTGCTCCGTACGCGGCAGCCGCTGCTCGTCCCGGTGCTGACCGTCGAAATCCTGGAGCGGCTGTGCCGGGATGCGCACCATGTCTCGCTCATGCGCGCGATGAAGTCGCGCACGTTGATGGCGGTGCCGCTGATCGCGCGAGGCCGGATGCTGGGCGTCATCACGCTGGTCTCCTCGGTGCCAGGGCGGCGCTACGGCTCCGCGGACCTGGAGCTCGCGCAGGACCTGGCGCGACGCGCGGCCATCGCGTTGGACAACGCGCGGCTGTACCACGAGTCCCAGGAGGCCATCCGGCTGCGCGACGAGTTCCTCTCCATCGCCGCGCATGAGCTCTACACCCCCATCACCGCGCTCCAGCTCTCCGTGCAGGGGCTGGCGCGGAGCGAGTCGCCCACGCGCGACGCGGTGCAACGGGCGTCCCGGACCACCCAGGCGCAGACGCGCCGGCTGGCGCACCTGGTGGACGAGCTGCTCGATGTCTCGCGCATCCAGACGGGGAGGCTCCACCTGAACCTGGAGACGGTGGACCTGGGCACGGTGGTGCGGGACGTGGTGGAGGGGCTGGGCGATGCGCTCCGCCGCGCGCACTCGGAGCTGATACTGCGCCTGGCTCCCGACTGCACCGGCCGGTGGGACCGCGTGCGGATGGAGCAGGTGGTGACGAACCTCTTGTCCAACGCGCTCAAGTTCGGCGCGGGCCATCCCATCGAGGTGCGCCTCGAGCAGGTGGAGGGCCGCGTGGCGTTGGACGTCATCGACCAGGGCATCGGCATCCCCGCCGAGCGGCTGCCGCACATCTTCGGCCGCTTCGAGCGCGCCGTCTCCTCGCGCGAGTACGGAGGTCTGGGCCTGGGGCTCTACATCGTCCGGGAAATCGTCGCCGCGCTCGGGGGGCAGGTCCGCGCGGAGAGCGTGCTGGGCGAAGGCTCCCGCTTCACGGTGGAGCTTCCCAGCGATGGGCCCGATGACACCGCGGCGCGCGCCAGCGCCAAGGCCTCCTGA
- a CDS encoding FAD-binding oxidoreductase, producing the protein MSTGLDVLVLGAGVVGLSAARRLAAGGARVLVLDAVDPGGRGSRAAAGVAIPSVRLYDDPVMLDFSRAGRAALTDDLGSLPEGALLRRGQGILRIVADVKGQEALARKASVYPDELGTWMDAARLVELEPALEGTPLLGAFESARGHMVDTEGYVNALLGAAMRSGVRLRLGESARSVEETSHGIEVRTDREVLRADRLVVSAGPWSSTLAGLPALPLKPVRGQMLVVHQPGVSLSRVVSGPTYLAPWRAGEIVVGATEEDAGFVENVTPAGLLHLSATVAKLAPRLREARFVRAWAGLRAATPDGRPYLGLYPGTRRTFVATGLGGQGILTGAHAALALVELMAWGRGELAAPFSPARIASPPKVGE; encoded by the coding sequence ATGAGCACCGGCTTGGATGTCCTGGTCCTTGGCGCGGGAGTGGTGGGCCTGTCGGCCGCGCGGCGGCTGGCGGCGGGAGGTGCTCGCGTCCTGGTGCTGGATGCGGTCGACCCGGGAGGGCGCGGCTCACGCGCCGCCGCGGGGGTGGCCATTCCCTCGGTCCGCCTCTACGACGACCCGGTGATGCTCGACTTCTCCCGTGCGGGGAGGGCCGCGCTCACGGATGACCTGGGCTCGCTCCCCGAAGGCGCCTTGCTGCGGCGAGGGCAGGGCATCCTGCGCATCGTCGCGGATGTGAAGGGGCAGGAGGCCCTGGCCCGCAAGGCGAGTGTGTACCCGGATGAGCTGGGGACCTGGATGGATGCGGCCCGGCTCGTGGAGCTGGAGCCCGCGCTGGAGGGGACGCCGCTGCTGGGCGCCTTCGAGTCCGCGCGTGGCCACATGGTGGACACGGAGGGCTACGTCAACGCGCTGTTGGGCGCCGCGATGCGCTCGGGCGTGCGCTTGCGGCTGGGCGAGTCGGCGCGCTCCGTGGAGGAGACGTCGCACGGCATCGAGGTGAGGACCGACCGCGAGGTGCTGCGCGCTGACCGGCTCGTCGTGAGCGCGGGGCCATGGTCCTCCACGCTCGCGGGTCTGCCGGCGCTGCCGCTCAAGCCCGTGCGTGGGCAGATGCTCGTGGTGCATCAGCCGGGCGTCTCCCTGTCGCGAGTGGTCTCCGGGCCCACGTACCTGGCGCCCTGGCGCGCGGGAGAAATCGTCGTGGGCGCCACGGAGGAGGATGCGGGCTTCGTGGAGAACGTGACGCCCGCGGGCCTGCTGCACTTGAGCGCCACGGTGGCGAAGCTCGCGCCGCGTCTGCGCGAGGCCCGCTTCGTGCGCGCCTGGGCGGGGCTGCGGGCGGCGACACCGGATGGACGTCCCTACCTCGGGCTCTATCCGGGCACGCGGCGCACCTTCGTCGCGACCGGACTGGGCGGGCAGGGCATCCTCACGGGGGCTCACGCGGCCCTGGCGCTGGTGGAGTTGATGGCGTGGGGGCGGGGAGAGCTCGCGGCGCCTTTCTCGCCGGCTCGGATTGCATCGCCTCCGAAGGTTGGCGAATAG
- a CDS encoding tetratricopeptide repeat protein produces the protein MEQSLPSTLPERAIEVDVGVALPTAFGGLRKVLRACEASAPSVVSAVAEAHPSEWNRLFPGSVQGVADLGDLALSPSERRLHRESEQTYWILSVAARAIVETLRATGRALVLHGAGECDLVSLRGMMRAAEWARLDGLEGTLLFTGWQLRRPHCAAVFESRRREYLDSLSKRLRASTGAGTCTRTSREVEPAVDLEGRYLRLVVDAAEERATRVASAIHAIRSCFFTTNYEGALLAAEQGLRLLEGDPDTSLASRVAQAWESLDTGFVTPAIEIDRSSLGDVEELRALLHRSMGVVQVFTGSHDEALASFGKGLECKVPPETTARLHMFRALTLTKRMGELPQARAEVAAGLEALAKGSAEDRALQEGWLRNVGALTWFLERKLDKALVEEKQAMRCVGELHDASATHLKINLISNASYLQESARQFTDAINTWRRFEGISERWGVNFAKHHRYRLAGLEFAAGSREDAIEHFQQAYASADALRDSFHRQVIAAELGRVFLDAGQMDSAVDWFARAEQHARDIGEPLMAAESLAGMGLAAERNDWAEPLRRALASSTWPKQTRALVDALARGDTAAIHAGLPRPRTKLNRPFDSVSLY, from the coding sequence GTGGAGCAGTCCCTTCCCTCCACGCTCCCGGAACGAGCCATCGAAGTGGATGTGGGCGTGGCCCTGCCCACGGCCTTTGGCGGATTGAGGAAGGTGCTGCGCGCCTGCGAGGCCAGCGCCCCGAGTGTCGTGAGCGCCGTCGCGGAGGCCCATCCGTCGGAATGGAACCGGCTGTTTCCCGGCAGCGTGCAAGGCGTCGCGGACCTGGGGGACCTGGCGCTCTCGCCCTCCGAGCGCAGGCTCCACCGCGAATCCGAACAGACGTACTGGATTCTCAGCGTGGCCGCGCGGGCCATCGTCGAGACGCTGCGCGCCACGGGCCGCGCGCTGGTGCTGCATGGCGCGGGAGAGTGTGACCTGGTCAGCCTGCGCGGGATGATGCGCGCGGCGGAGTGGGCGCGGTTGGACGGACTGGAAGGGACGCTGCTGTTCACCGGCTGGCAGCTGCGGCGGCCCCACTGCGCGGCGGTCTTCGAGTCCCGACGGCGCGAGTACCTGGACTCGCTGAGCAAGCGCCTGCGCGCGTCCACCGGAGCGGGCACCTGCACGCGGACCTCGCGCGAGGTGGAGCCGGCGGTGGACCTGGAGGGGCGCTATCTGCGGCTGGTGGTGGATGCGGCGGAGGAGCGCGCCACCCGCGTGGCCTCGGCCATCCACGCCATCCGCAGCTGCTTCTTCACCACCAACTACGAGGGCGCGCTGCTGGCCGCGGAGCAAGGCCTGCGGCTGCTGGAGGGAGACCCGGACACGAGCCTCGCCTCCCGCGTGGCCCAGGCCTGGGAGTCGTTGGACACGGGCTTCGTCACGCCGGCCATCGAAATCGACCGGAGCAGCCTGGGCGACGTGGAGGAGCTGCGGGCCCTGCTCCACCGGAGCATGGGCGTGGTGCAGGTCTTCACCGGCTCCCACGACGAGGCGCTGGCTTCGTTCGGAAAGGGGCTGGAGTGCAAGGTTCCGCCGGAGACCACGGCGCGGCTGCACATGTTCCGCGCGCTGACGTTGACCAAGCGCATGGGAGAGCTGCCTCAAGCCCGCGCCGAGGTGGCCGCGGGCCTGGAGGCGCTGGCGAAGGGCTCGGCGGAGGACCGCGCGCTCCAGGAAGGCTGGCTGCGCAACGTCGGCGCGCTGACGTGGTTCCTGGAGCGCAAGCTGGACAAGGCGCTGGTGGAGGAGAAGCAGGCCATGCGCTGCGTGGGCGAACTGCATGACGCCAGCGCCACCCACTTGAAGATCAACCTCATCTCCAACGCCAGCTATCTCCAGGAGTCGGCGCGGCAGTTCACGGACGCCATCAACACGTGGCGGCGCTTCGAGGGCATCAGCGAGCGCTGGGGCGTCAACTTCGCCAAGCACCACCGCTACCGGCTGGCCGGACTGGAGTTCGCCGCGGGTTCGCGCGAGGACGCCATCGAGCACTTCCAGCAGGCGTACGCCAGCGCGGACGCGTTGCGCGACTCCTTCCACCGGCAGGTCATCGCGGCGGAGCTGGGGCGCGTGTTCCTGGATGCCGGGCAGATGGACTCCGCCGTGGACTGGTTCGCGCGCGCCGAGCAACACGCACGCGACATCGGCGAGCCCCTGATGGCCGCGGAGAGCCTGGCCGGCATGGGCCTGGCCGCCGAGCGGAACGACTGGGCGGAGCCCCTGCGCCGGGCCCTGGCCAGCTCCACCTGGCCCAAGCAGACGCGCGCCCTGGTGGACGCGCTGGCCCGCGGCGACACGGCGGCCATCCACGCGGGCCTGCCGCGTCCTCGGACGAAGCTCAACCGTCCGTTCGACTCCGTCAGTCTGTACTAG